The following coding sequences are from one Scomber japonicus isolate fScoJap1 chromosome 3, fScoJap1.pri, whole genome shotgun sequence window:
- the vstm2l gene encoding V-set and transmembrane domain-containing protein 2-like protein, with the protein MGAFGVIIGILHYAGLYIQLNAALNVGHSEVDNHISGNALFTEVPHDITTHSGEDVEMACSFRGAGSPSYSLEIQWWYIKDHRDWQEKPVQITDNVVPLEKTSKDATKISVVKVAGSNISHKLRLSSVKPSDEGTYECRVIDFSGTMAQQHRVRAYLQVELERGQESDDIQLQEPGHQSQRNTVHPHPHHQTEGRELKRRSADSTTDCNESCLL; encoded by the exons ATGGGAGCCTTTGGAGTGATAATAGGGATTTTACATTACGCGGGACTTTACATTCAACTCAACGCAGCTCTCAACGTCGGACACAGTGAGGTGGACAATCACATCTCTGGAAATG CTCTCTTTACAGAGGTGCCACACGACATCACGACACACAGCGGTGAGGATGTCGAGATGGCCTGCTCCTTCCGTGGGGCGGGCTCTCCCTCCTACTCTCTTGAGATCCAGTGGTGGTACATCAAGGACCACAGAGACtggcaagaaaaacctgtacAGATCACTGATAAT GTTGTGCCCCTGGAGAAGACGTCCAAAGATGCCACTAAAATTAGT GTGGTGAAAGTGGCTGGCAGCAATATCTCCCACAAGCTACGTCTGTCCAGTGTCAAACCGTCAGACGAGGGCACGTATGAGTGCCGTGTTATTGACTTCAGTGGCACCATGGCGCAGCAGCACCGTGTTCGGGCCTACCTCCAGGTGGAGCTGGAGCGCGGACAAGAGTCGGATGACATACAGCTCCAGGAACCAGGGCACCAGTCACAAAGGAACACAGtccaccctcaccctcaccaCCAGACAGAGGGCAGGGAACTGAAGAGGAGATCAGCTGACAGCACCACTGACTGCAATGAGAGCTGTCTGCTTTAG